The Aedes albopictus strain Foshan chromosome 2, AalbF5, whole genome shotgun sequence region AGAAGTTTCAGGTTTTAGGGCATTCGTACAGTTTGCAAATGTGAGTTGGGGGACTTCGGAGGTGAATCGCATCATAGTAATCTGGTGTTTTCGTTACTGTTAACAGATGGGACACAGCAGGCCACGAGCGTTTCAAGTGCATTAGCCAGGCGTACTATCGCAATGCAAACGTGGTAGTCGTAGTGTTCGATCTTACCAGAGCCGAATCGTTGTTGAACGCCCGAAGGTGGTTGGACGAGGCGTTGAAGGTCAACCATCCGGGAGTTTTGAAATTCTTGGTTGGGACTAAAAAGGATTTGCTGGTAAttcattaaaatttaaaatctcAAATACCGATCACATGAACATCGTAAAACTTTATAGGGTAACGAGTCGACGTGCCTCACCGATGTGGAAAAAGAAGCCATGACCATGTCCAGTGATCTACATGCCGAGTTTTGGTCCGTATCGGCACAAACGGGGGagaatgtcacaaaacttttccaaagactgACTGCCTTGGCCTTCGATACGGCCGTACAGCGACTCATGGAACCGAACAATCCGGTGGTGCATCCGGGTGGAAATAGTCTTCTCAGTAAGTCATTCGTTTCATACTATAATGCTTATTTACATTATTTATAATATCAGTCTAGGGTAGTCTATACATACACAGCCATCCATAAAAAGGAAACTTCTATATTTtgtttgtcattatcaatgcttgcagcacatcggagatgcaatgagcctctgcacgaatctggcgtactgctcaatccacagaaaatttgaaaacagctcgcacagtaaaagtcaaatgtacCTTCACTGTGCGcgcttttttcaaattttctgtgggagtgagcaggacagggcaaattcgtacagaggctcatacaAGAaatgaagcggccaggcctactgtttGAAAAGTTTAGCATCACTTCTAAATTCATACTGCTGTATCTCGAAATCTTGatacagtcttcagcaaagttgttcagaaggtcaCTAACATCTTAAAGACAAACAGTTTAGTTCACAACTCTGCCGCTAGGTAACACTAGTGGTTACGTAACAATAAGTATTCTCAACCATATCGTTCGTGATCCCAataagatagaaagttcaagtcttcggcaaagtttttcagaaggGCTGTGGCATCATAAAGCAAACAATTTGGTTCGCAGTCCTGCAACTAGGGGACCCTAGTGAGTATGCAAATATGTGCAATTTATATAGCTTTATCTTACCATCTTGATAAAATAGAAGATTcggttcttcggcaaagttgttaagaagGCCGTTTGCATTCGGTCGGCAAACAGTTTAGAGTTTAGTTCAAAGTTATGTCACTAGGTGGAGCTGGTATTAGTGGTGTGTATGTAAAATTTGAGCATGTTTAACAAATTCTACAACAAGAATTAATTTAATACGAAGGGAATCAGACTTGAATCACTAGAATATGAATTGGATTTGTACTGAATCACTTGATCATGAAGCGAATCCCACCTGAACcacttgaatatgatgtgaaccagacctgaatcacttcaatataaagtgaatcagacttGAATCACTTGGATATGAAGTAAGACATGAATCAGTTGAATGTTAAGTGAATCAGACTTGGATCACTCAAATATGATGTGAACCAGACCTACTTAAATGTGAATTGAATCAAACCTGAATCTCTTAAATATGATGTGAACCTGACCTGAATCACTCGATTATGAAGTGCATCAGACCTGaaacacttgaatatgaagtgaatcagacctgaaccatttgagtatcaagtgaatcagacctgtatCCCTTGAATATGGAGTGAATGagacttgaatcacttgaatatgatagGAAGCAAACCTGAATCTTTTGTATATGAAGTGAAGCCgacttgaatcacttgaatatgaagtgaacctgacctgaatcacttgaacatgatgtaaaccagacctgaatcatttgaatataaagtgaatcagaccaaaatcacttgaatatgaagtgaatcagacttgaataacttgaatatgaagtaaatcaCTTATCAGACTTGAataacttgaatatgaagtggatCAGgcatgaatcacttgaatatgaagtgaaccagacctgaatcacttgaatatgaagtaaatcagacctaaatcacttgaatatgaagtgaatctgaCTTGAATAACTTCAGTATGAAGTAAATCAgagctgaatcacttgaatatgatgtgaatcagacctgaaccactTGAATATAAAGTAAATCAGacatgaatcacttgaatatgaagtgattcagacttgaatcatttaaatatgaagtaaatcagacctgaatcgcTTGAATATGATGTGGACCAGACCTGTATTATTTAATtattaagtgaatcagacctgactcacttgacccaagtaaccagtaagcatttaaaatagcattccttcagcattatagtagcctttacgacaaggcgtttaatgctaattagccgtatatgcacctatagtgctacctcacagcaggttttggcaaaataacgggctgtcttagtgctatcccttcaggaacgtcgtgacgaaatgtcaaagaagcgtaacgcctcgtcgagcaaaaaaaaaaaacaaaaatagattgacgtctgcttctcgttctctcagcctgcttctccgcttcatcgtccttccatattccagccggtacttttttgctgatttttgtagtgatgtaggtttgaacttatgatccggagattgattaatcatatctgcttcggattctgttgctcctgatccacgatgctaaagctgtcccggtggcgtgcgttgatttaatcgccaatataaagaatgattcgataacagcttcagattcaacatccaaaacttgttttcattgggatatttcattgtggtaaagcattacgatcccttcttttaaatatctgtggaataagattgtttcttccctctttcaaacaatcctatgatccaccaaagcattcacctattcggcacatattttccgacgaaatgataaataattggtgatttttgatggacaagttcccaatccaatccagctgcagtaatattttctttggtgcttttggatgagtaggggaaaatgaagaaacaaaaaagatgcacaaatttgtaaacagaagcttaggctctgtaagagagagacaaaatgtgttgccaaatgcgtaacatatctcccaacctttttgctcctagcatttaaagagcagttgaaaagcattctgtatgctcccaagtgaaaccacttcaagcagttgaaatgctaattaacagccgaaagcttttgagcagcacagcctatgctaactcaaggcagctatgcattcgaactgcttatgtagggcagcaagcagtttaaatgcgtaatacgggctgatacacggcttctTCAAATGCTTAGTGATTACCTGGGGAATATAAAGTGCATCAGACCTGAAAAACTTGAATATGGAGTAAATCAGACCCGTATCTCTTGAATATGATGTGAATCagacttgaatcacttgaatatgaagtgaattagagctgaatcacttgaatatgaagcaaatcagacctgaatcacttgcttatgaagtgaatcagacccttGATCAGACCTtgatcacttgaatatcaagtaaATAAGActtaaatcacttgaatatgatgtgaacCTGATGACTTTCTGAACCACTTTGCCGAAGATTTGAATTTTCTATCTTGTCGGGATCTCGGTATAGAATTGGTTTAAAATGCTTatttttacatgctcactagtgtCACCTAGCAGCAGAATTGCGAATCAAACCACTTGTCTTTAAGATGTCAAAGACCTTCTGAACAACGCTGTAACTTTCAGTTTTCAGGTTATGCTAAACTTTTTGGGGTTGATTAATTTCATGTGAATGCTTactagaacttctggagaaaatgctGGTCACACGATTCAGACTTACGTGACAAAATTCTGGAAAATCCTGACAACTTTTGAGTTTAttacagcaccgcactctagattggtttcatggCTCATACTGATTTCGTTACTATcccaatttttctttttttttttttttttttttttttttttttgtggatttcttaactttttctacatataagcACTTCCACTCCAAAGATGAAattcttatgccgtttttctttttgatccagttccaacctgggttggaactggatgagatcacagtttcaaccccaacccgacttcggtttcgcttgtactaaagtttgtttgagtttgtttgacgtttgtttgtttacacattttccgccaatccagttccaacccaggttcaaaaagaaaaacggcattaaagaaattcttgaagaggaTCGTAGTGTGCCACGCTTGTTGACGGGAGTGAAAATTTTCGCTCCCGTCATTTATTTTTAGTtgtaattttcatcatttttttcaattttcctcaAATTGAATGTTCGCGTCTGTATTTGCATATGTGAAGTTCAGTAAGAAAATCAGTGTCCGGGAGAAAGGAAAAAAGTGACCGAAAAAAAAGCtccgaagaaaaaaaagtttgtaGTGTTTGTTTTCCTACTGCAAGGTTTCCAGCTTAACCCGAAAGATGACCAGAGCCGTGAAGAAGGACAGAAACTGGTGAGAATGTTCCACGTCATTATAAATATTTCAAACGTGTCCTCAATCTGTTTCCTTTCTGATAAGCCTATTTATTCTCATACGATTGTTGCATTTTTATATTAGTGGTAAGTTTCAATTTGACAATAATTAACCGTGTTGCAGAAAAGATTCAATCTTCACCGAGAAAAATTCTACTCGGTCACTGAGTTGGGCCTGCTCATAGGTCGGGGATCATTTGTTTTCCTGCTCAGTTTCAGCCAGATGTGGAAAactcattgccaatgggttgtcgcACATTTGACGGAAGCTGGGTGGGGGACGGGGGATTTTTCGATATCTGAGTGGGACCATCAACTCGATGACTAAGTTTTTCTCGGTGTTCCCTCTGAAAGCTCTTCCGATTGTTGAGTTTCCGCTACCCCTCACCAGATGCAAATATTAAACATGCTCTCACACGGTGAATGAAACAATCACAAAATACCTTAACACCTCTCCCATCCAATAGCAACACAAAATAAAACTACTTCGAGTGAGTTATCTGTTCAGGATTTCTAATTAAAATCACACCTGGTTGTGGCAGCCCAGAACGGTATTATTTCTGTGATTCATTTTTCATCGATTTGGCATCCTTGCTGATCCAATGAGAACAGGCTGAACAGCCACATCAAATCACCCGATTCAGCTACAAAGAAGCACGATCAAAATCATTCAGGTTTGGGTTTGGATCGTATGTGGGCTCGAGATAATCGTTCTTTTTTTCAGATTTCAGCATTATTGACTAGAATACTTAGAAATCATTGCGTAGAATCCGCTCCAACACATAATCCTAATCTTTTCGAATGCTCCCGAACATGTCCTATCCATTTCTCCTTTTTTTACTTAGTAAAGTGAAGTGGAGTGAAGGAGTTGCTTTGTGTATGCTCTCACCCATGGCGAGGATGTAGGAAAAACTTTGATTTTGATACGTCTATCAAGCAACTGTTTTAAATTTTTGCAGAGTGGTACTTCGAAAGAAGATCGCTCAAATCTTATATAGTTTTATAGAATAATATTTTATtgagacttgatttttgaaattttagatttATTTATAGGCATCACTGAAATGCGATCAGTTTAGGTGAAGAGGTGACGAGGCCACATGTTGAATTTTCGGGGTGCAGGCCTGGGGAGCCGAGGAGTGGTGGTTGGCGCTGGAGGTTGGTTGATTGGTGACTACCAGCAGGTGACTAATCGATCGACTTTTTAGTGCGGGCCgtcgttcggttcttcagatttgtgctcttgtggTTTTGGGGTGTGGCTTCGTCACATCTTCACCTTAACCTATTTGGATGTCCTGTTACATAGAATCACATATCATGGGCAAAATGATGTTTTACAGACTGTTTAACTATTTTATTTACACAAAAATAAGGTATTCAATAGAGTAACCTGGAGACTGCTCGTATTGGAACGAGATACTAACAATTTTATGCAGTTTGATTTTCAGCTTAGAGagtatttaaatatatttttatttcattGTACTACATATTTTATTTGAATGCAGTATATTCCATTATAAATTGATTATATATCATCTATCACGTTTACATCTTATTATTACATATAATAATGCTTTATTTTACTATCTTGGTTGTGAATCATTTAAATTATCGACAAGCTGATACTTTATTTAatttcaaataatattttattCTTCAATTCCCAGAAAGGTTAGTCCTTCTCACTCcccaaaccatcccgtagaaagcttagcAAGTGATTCAAATTGCATTACGCAGTATGTCTGATGAGACTGTTGGAAGGTGCAGATAGTTTTTCTattgcaggaaaatattttcaagtCAAGGATAATAAGAAGCAGACTCTggccaaccatttttttttttaaattatcaatacttttattattattattattttattgtaGCAAGAATACTGATGAGTTTGCAACTGGATACGTTATTATCATTTCAATTTTCTACCCTACAACTTGCTCGTAAAATGACTTGCCAGCGATTAATATTCTTTCAAATAATCTACAGACTGATACTGATTATTACACTATATTTTATGACTACTTTCATTGCTTCTACTATATTTTACGAATACTTGAGACGATGTTTGGTGGTGTAACAAAACTGTTTATACAATGATCTTCAGCCTCaataaaataacacattttattactaTTTTATCATTATTAATCAACTTAATTTCAAGAGTATTTAGTTAAATTAAATTATCTAATGGTTGAATTATCATATCTTCTACTAATTTTTACTCTTCCAGCGGTAACCAGGTATATGATTGAACTAAATGTATAATATAATTGttctacgctttttcgccaaggaaagcctcccataaaaccccatccacatccaactccagatatctatgaagtgggccaagttcttggacatattctgagtagatatctaatcaacatttcctccccatccctgctgatcgtaaggacctggccaggtgtcgagagttcgttaaatgaaaggcttgtcaagtcccaggcaacttttctggcgcattaaacttctcaatcgacagccaccccaggatgtgtacggtcggctatgctatgctatgctatgctatgctatgctatgctatataaGCACTTCCACTCCAAAGATGTTTCCCAGGAGGTTAGGGTTTCAAAAAAGTTTCAGGAGGtgagaaacacaaaaaaaaacttccgatcACAAATGATGTGTTTTTAACTAACTAATTCATAATGAAGAGTCAATCGAGTAAAACTTAGGATAAATTCTTGATCGAGTTCTTGAAACCATTAAAATATTTCCTCAAAAGATCGTTTGGGGAACCAGAACCAGCTATTCACTCTctagaaaaaatactgaaaacatttctgaagctttatctgaagaagtttttgagagATCTCTGCAAAAATCCAGAGTTACttactgaagaagtttttgaactGATAAAATATCGTGgcattttctaaaacaaaaccCTTGCCTCTGTCTGATATTCctgttagatttctcaaagatttaGTGCATACATCTCAGGAAGATCGTTCTGAAGAaaatattcttgaacaaaaaaaaatattctagaagttATCTACGAGCAAACTGAGgaaggatatttttttaaaagatgattCATTGAAACTCTTTTGaacaattcatggagaaatcttcaaTCAATGTAGGCACTAAACTTcaagacatacaggggatggccaaaatgtttgggataggcaactttttttctccaacaaaaaaattcaacatgctgttacttttcatagagtgcatcaaaaaatctcaaattttgactgtttgtcaacctattatatgtgcatttttggtacaaatttgggctcgattgattaatgtttcgcaaagttagaaccgttcgggtaaaacactcttttttagacaactcatttttgagctgtcatatctcggaaactagtgaaccgaattgaatgaattttgtaACGTTCATTAACAATATATTGATCCTTAATACGAgggtgacaaacagtcaaaatttgagattttttgatggactCTATGAAAaaatatagcatgttgaattttttgtgagagaaaaaaaaaatgcctatcccaaacattttggccaccccctgtatatga contains the following coding sequences:
- the LOC115269207 gene encoding ras-related protein Rab-34; the protein is MPTFRKAGKKSTSYELLNNNVDYGTRKVDRMPAAYCDRASPYRDRVDFGDRTKRVCRSNSGTVTPFYLCACKVIFVGDVATGKSSLVNRFCHEIFDAEYRGTIGVDFEVEKFQVLGHSYSLQIWDTAGHERFKCISQAYYRNANVVVVVFDLTRAESLLNARRWLDEALKVNHPGVLKFLVGTKKDLLGNESTCLTDVEKEAMTMSSDLHAEFWSVSAQTGENVTKLFQRLTALAFDTAVQRLMEPNNPVVHPGGNSLLNLYFLKKDEKDKKLKRCSFCKIN